The nucleotide sequence ATCCCATCACCGGCTCTACCGCAGTCCATTTCGAACCCAGCAGGTGGGGAAACTTTTGCTTGCGAGATTTACCTTTAGCCATCGACTCCTCCATCGACGAAATGAAGCTCGATCGCGCAATATAGCTAGATTGAGCGGCTCTTCCTATCGAGCGTTTACGCACCAAACAGAGTTAGTTAAGTTTTCTTAAGCTACGCGATACACTGAGTGAAACACAAAACATTGTCGAGCATCGCATGGGAATAACTGGAATGAGACAAGACAAACCTTGGCTGTGGCAGCGGTTGGCCCTCCTATGCTTGCTTCTAACAGCAACGCTCGCACTGCAGCAGCCCAGTTGGGCAGCCCAGCCTCCCAGCTCCGAATTATCTGGGGATGTCTATGGCGAAACCTGGCGAGCGGCGTCAGCAGAGGAAAAGCTAGCCTATTGTCGTAAAGCCTATATTGCGCTTCGCTCTGCCCCCTCCCAAAGCTATATCATCAGCTCTAACGTTCAAGCCATCTCTCCGGAAGGGTTCTGCAAGCGTCTGGATCGGTTCTATAGTTTCGAGATCGATCTCGAAACCCCCTTGTCGGAAGCAGCGGCGATCGCCCCCCTGCTCTTTGCCGATGTCCCGATGGAATAAGCTAGCAATCTATGCCCGATCGTTCCATGCTCGATCGTTCGGCGAGTAAGAATTACTGCCAGTCCCCCTTTAACGACCTCAACCTCAGTGCGCTATGTGGAAATTGTGGAGTTTTAATAAGCGTCGCCAGATTGCGCGCATCGAAATTGAAGGGGCGATCGACGGTCGCACCCGCAGCCGCGTGCTCAAAGCAATCCAACGGGTCGAAGAGGAGCAATTTTCCGCACTGCTACTGCGCATCGACAGCCCTGGCGGCACCGTCGTCGATTCTCACGAAATCTATCAAGCACTCAAGCATTTGCAGGAAAAAGACATCCCCATCCTGGCTAGCTTTGGCAATATCTCTGCCTCTGGTGGCGTTTATATTGCCATGGGCGCCTCCCACATTATGTCTAACCCCGGCACCATTACGGGAAGTGTGGGGGTGATTTTGCGGGGCAATAACTTAGAGCGACTGCTCGATAAAGTTGGCATTTCCTTCAAGGTAATTAAATCCGGCCCCTACAAAGACATCCTCTCTTTCGATCGCGAACTGACCCCCTCCGAACAGCAAATTCTACAATCTCTGATCGACACCACTTACAACCAGTTTGTGGCAACCATTGCAGAGGCCCGCAAGCTATCCCTCGCCACCGTGCATGCGTTTGCCGACGGACGCATTTTTACGGGCGAACAGGCGTTAGAACTGGGCATGGTCGATCGCCTCGGCACAGAAGCAGATGCCCGCCAATGGGCAGCAGAACTCGTCGACCTCGATCCAGATGAGGCCAAGTTTGTCGAGCTGGGCAAGCCCAAAAAGTTCGGTCTTCTCGGTCGCCTGATTCCGGGCCAACAACTGTGGCAGCGCCTGCGCTTCGAGCTGACAACGTCAGGTATACCGCTATGGCTCTATTGGCCCTAAAAAGGTCTAGAGCAGTAGAAGGTAGCAACCGCGAAGCGGATAAGCAGTCTTTTAAGGAAAGGGAGCTCAGCCAATGGGACGGCCCCGATACATGAGGCGAGGTTTGGGGGGAGTTTTTGCAACAGCGGCAGAGATAGGCTTGGTCTCTGAAGTGGGGGGAACTGTTTCTGGAGCTTTTTCTTCAAATGATTGAGGTCGATCGGAGGTAGCCTTTGCAGATTTTCGTTTTGGCAATACGGCCTCTAACGCGGTGCGATCTAAAGAAATGCTGCTGGTAGAAAGTTCGAGAACCCGCTGCAGAGCACTGCACAGCTCGCTCAAACTGGTGGGATCGGCGATTAAGTCCGAGGCTCCTTGCTGTATAGCCCATCGACGCTCCACCTCCGCAATCGGGCGTTCTGCGTGATTGGTCAAGACAATGGGGAGAGTTGGAAATCGATCGCGACACTTGCGGCTGACTTCATAGGGATTGAACTGTCCGCTGCTGATATCCAGCAGAACAGCATCGGGAGAAACTCGGCCCAAGAGATCGAGCATGTCGCCCTCGGTCGTTTCGACAATTGTAGATACCCCTTGCGATGCCAGAGCAGTTTTCCACAACCATTTTTGTTGTTTGGAACTATGAATGACGAGAATCGTTGTTGCATATTTCGGCATAGCTCAACCCTGAGAGCAGTTTGCGCCAGACAGTAGAAATTTCAACTTACCCAAAGAAAATCTTGAGTATAACCAATTATTGCAACATCTAGGTATTTTTTCTGCATCTCACGTCACATTATTGCCCGAGAAAACACTCAAAGCCGTATGAAACCGCATTTGAAGAGATTAAGTTTTTCTCATAGAACAATCAATCGTTGGCGAAAACATCAGTATCCGATGGAATGCTCGCACTGCACGGGAGGCTATTGAGGGGCTAACTCGGCTGTAGAGCAAACGATCCTCAGTCGCGCCTTAGCGGCGAGCAGCTTTCAGCTGAGCTTTCCGCAAGCGCACGCATACAGGGGTGACTTCCACCAGTTCGTCCTTGGCAATATACTCTAATGCCCGCTCCAAACTCATCTCTTCAGGTGCTTGCAAATGGACTAATTCATCGCCAGTAGCAGCACGATGATTGGTGAGCTGCTTTGTTTTACAGACATTCAGTTCGATGTCTTGAGGGCGATTGTGTTCGCCCACAATCATGCCGGCATACACTTTAGTCCCCGGAGTAATGAAGAATACACCGCGATCTTCAGCGTTGCGCAGGGCATAGGTGGTTGAGTCGCCTTGGCTGAAGGAAATCATGACGCCATTGCGTCGCTTTTCAAGTGCTCCCACCATCGGGCGATAGTCTAAAAA is from Synechococcus sp. PCC 7336 and encodes:
- the sppA gene encoding signal peptide peptidase SppA gives rise to the protein MWKLWSFNKRRQIARIEIEGAIDGRTRSRVLKAIQRVEEEQFSALLLRIDSPGGTVVDSHEIYQALKHLQEKDIPILASFGNISASGGVYIAMGASHIMSNPGTITGSVGVILRGNNLERLLDKVGISFKVIKSGPYKDILSFDRELTPSEQQILQSLIDTTYNQFVATIAEARKLSLATVHAFADGRIFTGEQALELGMVDRLGTEADARQWAAELVDLDPDEAKFVELGKPKKFGLLGRLIPGQQLWQRLRFELTTSGIPLWLYWP
- a CDS encoding response regulator yields the protein MPKYATTILVIHSSKQQKWLWKTALASQGVSTIVETTEGDMLDLLGRVSPDAVLLDISSGQFNPYEVSRKCRDRFPTLPIVLTNHAERPIAEVERRWAIQQGASDLIADPTSLSELCSALQRVLELSTSSISLDRTALEAVLPKRKSAKATSDRPQSFEEKAPETVPPTSETKPISAAVAKTPPKPRLMYRGRPIG